One window of Chryseobacterium culicis genomic DNA carries:
- a CDS encoding alpha/beta hydrolase, whose protein sequence is MNLDYLVREPENITPNTPILFMLHGYGSNEQDLFSFRETLPNDWIIVSFRAPRDTQFEGYSWYDINFNDPENFIDVPQAKESLHAVLESMLKIINHYGLTESKAHLCGFSQGGILCYALALQHPELFNYVACLSSYPEEKILDGIVKDKKKLEGLRFFISHGTDDAVIPLEWGRKAADLLYDLSCYFTFREYMSGHGVNQKNYMDLMDFFSK, encoded by the coding sequence ATGAATTTAGATTATCTAGTAAGAGAACCCGAAAATATTACCCCCAATACCCCTATTCTTTTTATGCTTCATGGCTACGGCAGTAACGAACAGGATCTTTTCAGTTTTAGGGAAACGCTTCCCAATGACTGGATTATTGTAAGTTTCAGAGCTCCGCGTGATACTCAATTTGAAGGATACTCATGGTATGATATCAATTTTAATGATCCTGAAAACTTTATCGATGTTCCCCAGGCAAAGGAATCTTTACATGCAGTTCTGGAAAGTATGCTAAAGATTATCAACCACTATGGGCTGACGGAAAGTAAAGCTCATCTTTGCGGCTTCAGCCAGGGAGGAATACTGTGCTATGCACTGGCCTTACAACATCCTGAACTTTTCAACTATGTGGCATGTCTGAGCAGTTATCCTGAAGAGAAAATTCTAGACGGCATTGTAAAAGATAAAAAGAAACTGGAGGGACTTCGTTTCTTCATTTCCCATGGTACGGATGATGCTGTGATCCCACTTGAATGGGGAAGAAAAGCAGCAGATCTTCTTTACGACCTTAGCTGTTACTTCACATTCAGAGAATATATGAGTGGCCATGGGGTGAATCAGAAGAACTATATGGATTTGATGGATTTCTTTTCAAAATAA
- a CDS encoding PDZ domain-containing protein, which yields MKFKLLLLGLFLSIFVNAQNSFELINTKKAVIPFQFINNLIFIPINVNGAELTFLLDTGVSETILFSLENKEVKLSNVEKVKFSGLGGSLSIDGLKSERNMGKIGDEIVNTSMSIYIILDEEFNISSHVGIPVNGVIGYQFFKDHPVYIDYISKKLTVYENSDLLKKKVRKFEEFPITIERDKPYLYAGVEMTNEKKDSKLLIDLGNNDAIWLFPTLIKNFVYNRPNIDDFLGRGFNGDILGKRSRIHNFYLGSFKFEKPLTAMPDEYSIQHVTLVENRKGSVGSEIMRRFTVAFDYPAKKLYLKKNRFFNDPFHFNMSGLDFKQDGLEWQQDRITIETQKSATVVNEVYKDAFQYKFSLKPIFSIAGVRKDSPAYEAGLKKDDRILSINGDLTSEMTLEKIVEIMKSSEGRNITMIIQRKNEKLTVRFTLQDPIPYQE from the coding sequence ATGAAATTTAAATTGCTTTTACTGGGATTATTTCTAAGCATTTTTGTAAATGCCCAGAATTCTTTTGAACTCATCAATACTAAAAAAGCGGTTATTCCTTTTCAGTTTATCAATAATCTTATCTTTATTCCTATCAATGTTAATGGTGCTGAACTTACCTTTCTGTTGGATACCGGGGTTTCGGAAACTATTCTTTTTAGCCTGGAAAATAAAGAAGTGAAGCTCAGCAATGTTGAAAAAGTAAAATTTTCCGGACTTGGAGGAAGCTTAAGTATTGATGGACTGAAGTCTGAGCGCAATATGGGCAAAATAGGTGATGAAATTGTAAATACGTCCATGTCTATTTATATCATTCTTGATGAAGAGTTTAACATTTCCTCCCATGTAGGAATTCCCGTAAACGGAGTGATAGGATATCAGTTTTTTAAAGACCATCCGGTTTACATCGACTATATTTCAAAAAAATTAACGGTGTATGAAAATTCTGATCTTTTAAAAAAGAAAGTCAGAAAATTTGAAGAATTCCCTATTACCATTGAAAGGGATAAGCCTTACCTGTATGCCGGAGTAGAAATGACAAATGAGAAGAAAGATTCAAAGCTTCTGATTGACCTTGGAAATAACGATGCGATCTGGCTCTTTCCCACTCTTATTAAAAACTTTGTGTACAACAGACCTAATATCGATGATTTTCTTGGCCGTGGTTTCAATGGAGATATTTTGGGCAAAAGAAGTCGTATTCATAATTTTTATTTGGGTAGCTTTAAGTTTGAAAAACCTCTTACCGCTATGCCGGATGAATACTCAATACAGCACGTTACTTTAGTGGAAAACAGAAAGGGTTCTGTAGGCAGCGAAATTATGCGAAGGTTTACAGTAGCTTTTGATTATCCCGCAAAAAAATTATATTTGAAAAAAAACCGTTTTTTTAATGATCCATTTCACTTTAATATGAGCGGACTGGATTTCAAGCAGGACGGATTGGAATGGCAGCAGGACAGAATAACTATTGAAACTCAGAAATCAGCTACGGTAGTAAATGAAGTGTATAAGGATGCCTTTCAGTATAAATTTAGTTTAAAACCTATATTTTCCATTGCTGGAGTAAGAAAGGATTCACCAGCCTATGAAGCAGGCCTTAAAAAGGATGACAGAATTCTGAGTATTAACGGAGATCTAACTTCTGAGATGACACTGGAAAAAATTGTAGAGATTATGAAGTCTAGCGAAGGCCGGAATATTACCATGATCATTCAAAGGAAAAATGAAAAGCTCACGGTAAGATTCACCCTGCAAGATCCGATTCCTTATCAAGAATAA
- a CDS encoding L,D-transpeptidase: MKNISVKKSFLYACFCAVFLVSCKKEIEKISDTFKDTVSSSEVPEVEKDSIKKDSVPVVKKESVPPVMQENGFYNAFVLPKDKKMRDSIYSEFSKKYSVEERTAILALNRLDSKSKWNSDTLVVPAKIDTTLMAYSPFPMQLDILSGVKKFVIFSYPIQAFAVYSNGSLVKWGPTSMGKKAAQTTRGLTFANWKKKLAISTVSSEWKLPYNFNIHNIGGIGWHEYTLPGYPASHSCLRLLRKDAQWLYSYADTWILNPGGATTKARGTAVMVFGDYKWGGRKPWRNLLDDPNANNISVEELTKLLEPDVPKMLKEQSNREKVADSIKAAKASATPIQNEKPIEPVSN; this comes from the coding sequence ATGAAAAACATATCTGTGAAAAAATCCTTTCTTTATGCATGTTTTTGCGCTGTTTTCCTTGTTTCCTGTAAAAAAGAAATAGAAAAAATAAGCGATACTTTTAAAGACACTGTTTCTTCTTCGGAAGTTCCGGAGGTAGAAAAGGATTCTATAAAGAAAGATTCTGTTCCTGTCGTAAAAAAAGAATCTGTTCCGCCTGTTATGCAGGAGAATGGTTTTTATAACGCTTTTGTTCTTCCAAAGGATAAAAAGATGCGTGATTCTATTTATTCAGAATTCAGCAAGAAATACAGTGTAGAAGAACGAACTGCTATTTTAGCTTTAAACAGGCTGGATTCTAAGAGTAAATGGAATTCTGATACATTGGTAGTTCCTGCGAAAATAGATACAACATTGATGGCGTATTCACCATTTCCTATGCAGCTGGATATATTGAGCGGGGTGAAAAAGTTTGTCATCTTCTCATACCCTATACAGGCTTTTGCGGTATATTCCAATGGAAGTCTTGTGAAATGGGGGCCAACAAGTATGGGTAAAAAAGCTGCCCAGACTACTAGAGGGCTTACTTTTGCCAACTGGAAAAAGAAACTCGCAATTTCTACCGTGAGCAGCGAGTGGAAACTTCCCTATAACTTTAATATTCACAATATAGGAGGAATCGGATGGCATGAATATACCCTTCCTGGATATCCTGCTTCCCATTCCTGTTTACGATTGCTGAGAAAAGATGCCCAATGGCTGTATTCTTATGCAGATACCTGGATTCTGAACCCCGGAGGTGCTACAACCAAAGCCAGAGGTACAGCTGTAATGGTATTCGGAGATTATAAGTGGGGCGGAAGAAAACCATGGAGAAACCTTTTGGATGATCCTAATGCCAACAATATTTCTGTAGAAGAGCTTACGAAACTTTTAGAACCGGACGTTCCGAAAATGCTTAAAGAACAAAGCAACAGAGAAAAAGTAGCGGATTCTATCAAAGCAGCAAAAGCCTCAGCTACACCTATTCAGAATGAAAAACCTATAGAACCTGTGTCTAATTAA
- a CDS encoding helix-turn-helix transcriptional regulator yields MLYIIMVVVLQALITLTLLMSLIKNRESVLNMLLLYIGVVTLDMGYEYFIIQRFGYESVLYEIPGSLRVFKGLIFLYITTHLIHAKWRDKLKYLIVPLTFVVIHHAIAISAKMLDLSWADLAITSYKSYFVYYSYYWIVCLVLCIYLLTKYRKNITHPVAGNFRYLVCYVLLGVLMFWTVYKLGWDTLIYQKIYSLLFLFQFGWILYIYILTYQHKLQEQQNTADFSVPKETYQYKDLSKIDFDAVQNAIISFYKESHEYLDEEFTLDQLSSHLKISKADLSITFNKHLHSNFHEYTNRNRIQHFKQILLEDPSVSVTDLAFQCGFKSKSTFYKYFKKEFDCLPSQLVH; encoded by the coding sequence ATGTTATACATCATTATGGTAGTTGTACTACAGGCACTTATCACCCTTACGCTGCTCATGTCTCTGATCAAAAACAGAGAATCTGTACTGAATATGCTGCTCCTGTATATCGGAGTGGTTACTCTGGATATGGGCTATGAATATTTCATTATCCAAAGGTTTGGCTATGAATCTGTTCTGTATGAAATTCCGGGAAGCCTTCGTGTTTTTAAAGGTCTTATTTTCTTATATATCACTACGCATTTAATCCACGCAAAATGGAGAGATAAACTTAAATACCTTATTGTTCCGCTAACTTTTGTGGTCATTCATCATGCGATCGCCATTTCGGCAAAGATGCTCGATCTTTCCTGGGCAGATCTGGCCATCACATCTTATAAGTCTTATTTCGTTTATTATAGTTATTATTGGATTGTCTGTCTTGTGTTGTGTATTTACTTACTTACAAAATACCGCAAAAATATTACTCATCCTGTAGCCGGTAATTTCCGTTATCTGGTTTGCTATGTATTGCTGGGAGTATTGATGTTCTGGACCGTTTACAAGCTGGGTTGGGATACTTTGATCTATCAGAAGATCTACAGCCTCCTGTTTCTTTTCCAGTTCGGGTGGATTTTGTACATTTATATTTTAACGTACCAGCACAAACTACAGGAACAACAAAATACTGCAGATTTTTCTGTACCTAAAGAAACCTATCAGTATAAGGATCTTTCAAAAATAGATTTTGATGCTGTACAGAATGCTATCATCTCGTTCTATAAGGAGAGCCATGAATATCTGGATGAAGAGTTTACATTAGACCAGCTTTCCAGCCACCTGAAAATAAGCAAAGCAGATTTAAGTATCACTTTTAATAAACATCTTCATTCCAATTTTCATGAGTATACCAACAGAAACCGTATACAGCACTTCAAACAGATTTTGTTGGAAGATCCGTCTGTCAGTGTAACAGATCTTGCGTTTCAATGTGGTTTTAAATCCAAATCTACTTTTTATAAATATTTTAAAAAGGAATTTGACTGTCTTCCTTCCCAGCTTGTTCATTAG
- a CDS encoding TonB-dependent receptor, translating into MSRERLFLTKAAFFLLGPLAFAQTTVHGTVVDSQGNLPNALVYIENSGQKITSDTDGSFILNTIYDGSYRLVVEYKGYDSVYIPFTVTDKKEVDLGLIKFGAKFKENNLQEVVVTSVYKASQARAITMKKNSNTITEVLSADAIGKLPDRNAADAVQRMQGVSIERDMGEGRFVAVRGTPIQWTASTLNGNRMPSASGDNANRGVQMDIFPSELIQNVRLSKALTPDLDGDAIGGNVDFITKTSPNKETLAISMASGYVNMSKSPTYNTSIVYGNKITDKLKFITSAVIWERSTAIDQMRNIYNYGLKDKTASYSINQLQLRDYLANRRTLGFNLGLDYEIDSRNKLYAKGLYSQYKDGQSVRETYFNFDSKNVLLQARHADYLTDLYSMQLGGNHQVGQRMEVNWSLSKARSEFKFDSPDNLEKDQRGYPIINFTQAMTYGNLSADGRKYMAMDAPDSIGDTGRYTQPYNQQAIAADKLKLNQIILSQNHNSETDLRGQVDIKYKAADNFEIKFGTKYNNKNKIVDSSVLVWMPKSSLGIPGTPVTYLNQLERENFPYKGGFMNPLGNPYNAVIIDQMTNAQIDQMYNPGTQNSLGLMQVSSKDSNSNITSSYRGTENVWAAYLMGTWKISEQLQVLGGFRNEYNDVTFWGKKVVADKDNKTEDIKDNKTYNVVLPMVNMKWNISSDRILRLAYTRSFARPDFNDLNPGTIVNDITSTITQGNTKLDPTFSNNFDLMFENYFGKLDLITAGVFYKDITNLIYKDQSVVDLAGRTYTFTAPKNLEGARLFGFEFGISKRFENLPGFLKNIGFEGNYTYISSKMNMPVYENGKQTGTMSTTIPNQAKHIFNTILFYETSKLMIRLAGNYKGNYVSEIRAAAGADHYQYFDKNFTVDLSTSYSLTKKVRLFVELNNIFNEPNRYYMGTKDRVENISYSGIRGQLGFNFNF; encoded by the coding sequence ATGTCACGAGAAAGACTTTTTTTAACAAAAGCAGCATTTTTTCTTCTTGGCCCATTGGCCTTTGCACAAACTACCGTTCACGGAACCGTAGTAGACAGTCAGGGAAACCTACCCAATGCCCTGGTTTATATTGAAAACAGCGGACAGAAGATAACTTCTGATACTGACGGTTCTTTTATTCTCAATACTATTTATGACGGAAGTTATCGACTTGTTGTAGAATATAAAGGATATGATAGTGTTTATATCCCTTTCACCGTTACGGATAAAAAGGAAGTAGATCTTGGATTAATTAAATTCGGAGCTAAGTTTAAAGAAAACAATCTTCAGGAAGTAGTTGTTACCAGTGTATATAAAGCATCACAGGCCAGAGCGATTACGATGAAGAAAAACTCCAATACCATTACAGAAGTACTTTCCGCTGATGCTATTGGAAAACTTCCGGACCGTAATGCTGCAGACGCCGTACAGCGTATGCAGGGAGTATCTATTGAAAGAGATATGGGTGAAGGACGTTTTGTAGCGGTAAGAGGAACACCTATTCAGTGGACAGCTTCTACTCTGAATGGCAACAGAATGCCGAGTGCCAGCGGTGATAACGCCAACCGCGGGGTGCAGATGGATATTTTTCCTTCGGAACTTATTCAGAATGTACGTTTATCTAAAGCTTTAACCCCCGATCTTGATGGAGATGCCATTGGCGGAAATGTGGATTTTATTACAAAAACCTCCCCGAACAAGGAGACTTTAGCTATAAGTATGGCTTCAGGCTATGTCAACATGTCCAAATCCCCTACTTATAATACTTCCATTGTCTATGGGAATAAAATTACTGATAAGCTGAAATTCATTACCTCAGCAGTGATCTGGGAGCGTTCTACAGCTATTGATCAGATGAGAAATATTTACAACTACGGCCTGAAAGATAAAACAGCCTCCTATTCTATCAATCAGCTGCAGCTTCGTGACTATCTGGCTAACCGAAGAACTTTAGGATTTAATTTAGGATTGGATTATGAGATAGACAGCAGGAATAAATTATATGCAAAAGGATTATACAGCCAATATAAAGACGGTCAGTCGGTAAGGGAAACTTATTTTAATTTTGACAGTAAAAATGTCCTTCTGCAGGCTCGTCATGCAGATTATCTTACGGACCTGTATTCTATGCAGCTGGGTGGTAATCATCAGGTAGGACAGCGTATGGAGGTTAATTGGTCCTTATCGAAAGCACGTTCTGAGTTTAAGTTTGATTCGCCGGATAATCTTGAAAAAGATCAAAGAGGCTACCCCATCATTAATTTCACACAAGCTATGACCTATGGAAACCTATCTGCTGACGGAAGAAAATATATGGCAATGGATGCTCCGGACAGCATTGGTGACACGGGAAGATACACTCAGCCTTACAATCAGCAGGCAATAGCTGCAGATAAGCTTAAATTAAATCAGATTATCCTAAGCCAGAATCATAATAGTGAAACGGATCTTAGAGGACAGGTTGATATCAAATACAAAGCAGCGGATAATTTTGAGATTAAATTCGGAACAAAATACAACAACAAGAATAAAATAGTTGACAGCTCCGTATTGGTTTGGATGCCCAAATCCTCATTGGGAATTCCCGGAACTCCGGTCACTTATCTGAATCAGCTTGAGCGTGAGAATTTCCCGTATAAAGGAGGTTTCATGAATCCATTAGGAAATCCTTACAATGCGGTGATCATTGATCAGATGACCAATGCACAGATAGATCAAATGTACAATCCGGGTACCCAAAACAGCTTAGGACTGATGCAGGTGAGCAGTAAAGACAGCAATTCTAATATTACCAGTTCCTACAGAGGTACGGAAAATGTATGGGCTGCTTATCTGATGGGAACATGGAAGATTTCAGAACAACTTCAGGTATTGGGAGGCTTCAGAAATGAATATAATGATGTTACGTTCTGGGGCAAAAAAGTAGTAGCTGATAAGGATAATAAAACGGAGGACATTAAGGACAATAAAACATACAATGTAGTTCTTCCGATGGTCAATATGAAATGGAATATCAGTAGTGACCGCATCCTGAGGCTGGCTTATACCCGCTCTTTTGCAAGACCGGATTTTAATGATCTGAATCCCGGAACCATCGTTAATGATATCACCAGCACCATCACTCAGGGAAATACCAAACTGGATCCTACATTTTCAAATAATTTTGATCTTATGTTTGAGAACTATTTCGGAAAACTTGATCTAATAACAGCCGGAGTTTTCTATAAAGATATCACCAATCTCATCTACAAAGATCAGTCTGTGGTAGATCTGGCAGGAAGAACGTATACGTTTACTGCCCCTAAAAACCTGGAGGGAGCCAGGCTCTTTGGTTTTGAATTCGGGATATCTAAACGTTTTGAAAACCTTCCGGGATTTTTGAAAAACATAGGTTTTGAAGGAAACTACACTTATATTTCTTCTAAAATGAATATGCCGGTCTATGAAAACGGCAAACAGACAGGAACTATGTCTACCACGATTCCTAATCAGGCAAAACATATTTTCAATACGATCCTGTTTTATGAAACCAGTAAGCTGATGATCCGTCTTGCCGGAAATTATAAAGGAAATTATGTAAGCGAAATCAGAGCTGCTGCCGGAGCAGATCATTATCAGTATTTTGATAAAAATTTTACGGTAGACCTTTCCACTTCTTACAGCCTTACAAAAAAAGTCCGTCTGTTTGTAGAGCTCAACAATATTTTTAATGAACCCAACCGCTATTATATGGGAACAAAGGATCGTGTAGAAAATATCTCCTACTCAGGAATACGCGGGCAACTGGGATTCAATTTCAATTTTTAA